A DNA window from Anastrepha ludens isolate Willacy chromosome 6, idAnaLude1.1, whole genome shotgun sequence contains the following coding sequences:
- the LOC128867101 gene encoding valine-rich protein-like, whose translation MAYFLYLCPFVVVVCAQLSYASHHGFDGGDHHTVETHSESSKHVPIKVIEKVPLPIPHPVPVKVPHMIKIQIPEPYAVHQPVEQEIQVPHYKIVPDVTIKRIPYTVDKPYPVEVERHYPVEVVKEIKIPVPKPYSVPIIIYKHVVQEEHH comes from the exons ATGGCATATTTT TTATATTTATGTCCCTTTGTTGTTGTCGTGTGCGCCCAGTTATCCTACGCTTCGCACCACGGTTTTGATGGCGGGGACCATCATACAGTTGAGACACATTCAGAGTCGTCCAAACATGTACCCATCAAAGTGATCGAGAAGGTGCCTCTACCCATACCCCACCCAGTGCCCGTGAAGGTGCCCCATATGATAAAAATCCAAATTCCGGAGCCCTATGCAGTGCATCAGCCAGTTGAACAGGAAATCCAAGTGCCCCATTATAAAATTGTGCCCGATGTTACCATAAAACGTATACCCTACACAGTGGATAAGCCCTACCCGGTAGAGGTGGAGCGTCACTACCCAGTTGAAGTagtcaaagaaattaaaattcccGTACCTAAACCATATTCGGTGCCGATAATTATTTACAAGCATGTGGTGCAGGAAGAACATCACTAG